In Trifolium pratense cultivar HEN17-A07 linkage group LG7, ARS_RC_1.1, whole genome shotgun sequence, a genomic segment contains:
- the LOC123895402 gene encoding non-classical arabinogalactan protein 31-like: protein MGSKGVESIIILSISLLFISTFISANRVPPPTPPSPVICQSTPPPVITPSTPPPKVPPTTPPRTPPSSPPSVPPTPPPMVPPTTPPSTPPRTPPSSPPSVPPTSPPMVPPTTPPSTPPRTPSSPPSVPPTSPPMVPPTTPPSTPPITPPSSPPSVPPTSPPMVPPTTPPSTPPSIPPPPKVTPTTPPTCDIRKLSVCVDLLDRVKVVIGGPRSTPCCQFINGLVGLDASVCVCAALKANVLGVIVNLNATLQLLLNQCGHVQPANYICH, encoded by the coding sequence ATGGGTTCAAAGGGTGTGGAATCCATTATCATTCTATCCATCAGTCTCCTTTTTATTTCTACTTTTATCTCTGCCAATCGGGTTCCGCCACCAACACCACCATCACCTGTGATATGTCAATCAACACCGCCACCTGTGATAACTCCTTCGACACCCCCACCTAAGGTGCCTCCTACAACACCACCTAGAACACCTCCTTCTTCACCACCATCAGTTCCTCCAACACCCCCACCTATGGTGCCTCCTACGACACCTCCTTCTACACCACCCAGAACACCTCCTTCTTCACCACCATCAGTTCCTCCGACATCCCCACCTATGGTGCCTCCTACGACACCTCCTTCTACACCACCCAGAACACCTTCTTCACCACCATCAGTTCCTCCGACATCCCCACCTATGGTGCCTCCTACGACACCTCCTTCTACACCACCCATAACACCTCCTTCTTCACCACCTTCAGTTCCTCCAACATCCCCACCTATGGTGCCTCCTACGACACCTCCTTCTACACCACCATCAATTCCACCCCCACCCAAGGTGACTCCTACGACACCACCTACTTGTGACATTAGGAAGTTAAGCGTTTGTGTTGATCTGTTGGATAGAGTTAAAGTAGTGATCGGAGGACCACGAAGCACACCTTGTTGCCAATTCATCAATGGCCTTGTTGGTCTTGATGCCTCTGTTTGTGTTTGCGCTGCACTCAAAGCTAATGTATTGGGAGTCATTGTTAACCTTAATGCTACCTTACAGCTACTTCTCAACCAGTGTGGCCATGTCCAGCCTGCTAATTACATATGTCATTAA